A stretch of Candidatus Eisenbacteria bacterium DNA encodes these proteins:
- the yidD gene encoding membrane protein insertion efficiency factor YidD codes for MKTALILLIRFYRFCVSPLIPASCRFHPSCSAFALDAVQRHGWARGGVLAARRVLRCHPFHGGGYDPVP; via the coding sequence GTGAAGACGGCCTTGATCCTTCTGATTCGCTTCTACCGGTTCTGCGTGTCTCCACTCATTCCTGCTTCCTGCCGGTTCCATCCCTCCTGCTCCGCGTTCGCGCTCGATGCCGTGCAGAGGCACGGCTGGGCGCGCGGCGGCGTCCTGGCGGCGCGGCGCGTGCTGCGCTGTCATCCGTTTCACGGCGGGGGG